A DNA window from Pseudomonas tohonis contains the following coding sequences:
- the mgrA gene encoding L-glyceraldehyde 3-phosphate reductase, producing the protein MTYIAAPDRYERIPYRRVGRSGLVLPALSLGLWHNFGDATPLDTQRALLRTAFDLGINHFDLANNYGPPYGSAEINFGRLLKEDFRAYRDELVISTKAGWDMWPGPYGQGGSSRKYLLASLDQSLARLGLDYVDIFYSHRFDPDTPLEETAGALASAVQQGKALYVGISSYSAGKTRELAALLREWKVPLLIHQPAYNLFNRWVEKDLLATTEELGTGVIAFTPLAQGLLTDKYLTGVPADARVNRPGGASLRPEHLAEANIARARALAEIARRRGQSLAQLALAWTLRDARVTSALIGASRPEQIVENVAALDNLAFSAEELAEIDRHAVEGGINLWEKPSTDWQA; encoded by the coding sequence ATGACCTATATCGCCGCCCCCGACCGCTACGAGCGCATCCCCTATCGCCGCGTCGGCCGCAGCGGGCTGGTGCTGCCGGCCCTGTCCCTGGGGCTGTGGCACAACTTCGGCGACGCCACGCCCCTCGACACCCAGCGCGCCCTGCTGCGCACCGCCTTCGACCTGGGCATCAACCACTTCGACCTGGCCAACAACTACGGCCCGCCCTACGGCAGCGCCGAGATCAACTTCGGCCGCCTGCTCAAGGAAGACTTCCGCGCCTACCGCGATGAGCTGGTGATCTCCACCAAGGCCGGCTGGGACATGTGGCCCGGCCCCTACGGCCAAGGCGGCAGCTCGCGCAAGTACCTGCTCGCCAGCCTCGACCAGAGCCTGGCGCGCCTGGGGCTGGACTATGTGGACATCTTCTATTCCCACCGCTTCGACCCCGACACGCCCCTGGAGGAAACCGCCGGCGCCCTGGCCAGCGCGGTGCAGCAGGGCAAGGCGCTGTACGTGGGCATCTCATCCTATTCGGCGGGCAAGACCCGCGAGCTCGCCGCGCTGCTGCGGGAGTGGAAGGTGCCGCTGCTGATCCACCAGCCGGCCTACAACCTGTTCAACCGCTGGGTGGAGAAGGACCTGCTGGCCACCACCGAGGAACTGGGCACCGGCGTCATCGCCTTCACCCCGCTGGCCCAGGGCCTGCTCACCGACAAGTACCTCACCGGCGTGCCGGCGGATGCGCGGGTCAACCGCCCCGGCGGCGCCTCGCTGCGCCCGGAGCACCTGGCCGAGGCCAACATCGCCCGTGCCCGCGCCCTCGCCGAGATCGCCCGGCGCCGGGGCCAGAGCCTGGCCCAGCTGGCGCTGGCCTGGACCTTGCGCGATGCACGGGTGACCTCGGCGCTGATCGGCGCCAGCCGCCCGGAGCAGATCGTCGAGAACGTCGCCGCCCTGGACAACCTCGCCTTCAGTGCCGAGGAGCTGGCGGAGATCGACCGCCACGCCGTGGAAGGCGGCATCAACCTCTGGGAAAAACCCTCCACCGACTGGCAGGCCTGA
- a CDS encoding sulfonate ABC transporter substrate-binding protein: MQRLRLGAALLALLTLAQGALADPATLRIGYQKGSASLVLAKEHGLLEQRFPATRVQWIEFPAGPQMLEALNVGSLDLGSTGDIPPIFAQAAGADLLYVGAEPPKPQAEVILVPEGSPIRSVAELKGRKVAFQKGSSAHNLLLRALKAAGLSMADIQPLFLTPADARAAFEQGSVDAWAIWDPYYSAMELEGHARLLANGEGLGLSGPFYLAARGYAEADPAFVQQVLGVISEAEALTRSDRDGSIALLAKFMGLPPAVIERSFQHRPASPIGPVTDDIAAAQQRTADLFLENRLLPKRVDVGSAVWRP; the protein is encoded by the coding sequence ATGCAACGACTTCGACTGGGCGCCGCGCTGCTGGCGCTGCTGACCCTGGCACAGGGCGCCCTGGCCGACCCCGCGACCCTGCGCATCGGCTACCAGAAGGGCTCCGCCAGCCTGGTGCTGGCCAAGGAACACGGCCTGCTGGAGCAGCGCTTCCCCGCCACCCGGGTGCAGTGGATCGAATTCCCCGCCGGCCCGCAGATGCTCGAGGCGCTGAACGTCGGCAGCCTGGATCTGGGCTCCACCGGCGACATCCCGCCGATCTTCGCCCAGGCCGCCGGGGCCGACCTGCTCTACGTCGGCGCCGAACCGCCCAAGCCCCAGGCCGAGGTGATTCTGGTGCCGGAGGGCAGCCCGATCCGATCGGTGGCCGAGCTCAAGGGGCGCAAGGTGGCCTTCCAGAAGGGCTCCAGCGCCCACAACCTGCTGCTGCGCGCGCTCAAGGCGGCGGGGCTGTCCATGGCCGACATCCAGCCGCTGTTCCTCACCCCGGCCGATGCCCGCGCCGCCTTCGAGCAGGGCAGCGTGGACGCCTGGGCGATCTGGGACCCCTACTACTCGGCCATGGAGCTGGAGGGCCATGCACGGCTGCTGGCCAATGGCGAGGGGCTGGGGCTGAGCGGGCCCTTCTACCTGGCCGCGCGGGGCTACGCCGAGGCCGACCCGGCGTTCGTGCAGCAGGTGCTGGGGGTGATCTCCGAGGCCGAGGCCCTGACCCGCAGCGACCGCGACGGCAGCATCGCCCTGCTGGCGAAGTTCATGGGCCTGCCCCCGGCGGTGATCGAGCGCAGCTTCCAGCACCGCCCGGCCTCGCCCATCGGCCCGGTCACCGACGACATCGCCGCCGCCCAGCAGCGCACGGCGGACCTGTTCCTGGAGAACCGGCTGCTGCCGAAGCGGGTGGATGTCGGGAGTGCGGTGTGGCGGCCGTAG